In Stigmatopora nigra isolate UIUO_SnigA chromosome 18, RoL_Snig_1.1, whole genome shotgun sequence, one genomic interval encodes:
- the LOC144211731 gene encoding ubiquitin-conjugating enzyme E2 D4-like yields the protein MALKRIQKELQDLQNDPPAQCSAGPVSSDLFNWQATIMGPVDSPYQGGVFFLIIHFPTDYPFKPPKVSFSTKIYHPNINSNGSICLDILRSQWSPALTVSKVLLSICSLLCDPNPDDPLVPDIAQLYKNDKEKYNRLAKEWTNKYAM from the exons ATGGCACTGAAGAGAATACAAAAG GAATTGCAGGACCTGCAGAATGACCCCCCAGCACAGTGTTCTGCTGGACCTGTGAGCAGTGACT TGTTTAATTGGCAGGCGACAATAATGGGTCCG GTTGACAGTCCTTACCAAGGAGGAGTTTTCTTTCTCATAATCCACTTTCCCACCGATTACCCTTTCAAGCCACCAAAG GTATCCTTTTCAACAAAAATTTATCACCCAAATATCAACAGCAATGGGAGCATTTGTTTAGACATTCTACGTTCACAGTGGTCTCCTGCACTAACCGTGTCAAAAG TGCTATTGTCCATTTGTTCTTTGTTGTGTGATCCCAACCCGGATGACCCTTTAGTTCCAGATATAGCACAGCTCTACAAGAATGACAAAGAGAA ATACAACAGACTAGCAAAGGAATGGACCAATAAGTATGCCATGTAA